The following coding sequences lie in one Phragmitibacter flavus genomic window:
- a CDS encoding fused MFS/spermidine synthase, producing the protein MAKSKPAAPATETTLVPTPQRALLGLINFCAGAAIMIIEITANRLLAPYFGNSIYTWTALIGVVLIALSVGSVLGGHLADKTTRPDLLGWLLAGAAASTFIIPPIGFLLGPAMSNGGLIAGPIFISLFMFTIPGILLGAVSPASIRFYAQASGEGHVGAAAGIIGMLGSLGSFIGTFLCGFVLLSLFGVKAIFIGSGITLALLALLAFWMAGRLRQNLPKHAAATAVTLTLCLFASEKADAAVIHQQESFYHRIRVKEEPMNGRPARALYLDSTLEGGIYTQHPGLPLNYQNYWRLVQLNSDLKVQRALFIGAGAFGMPAEVSQISPETHADVAEIDPAVVEVGRQYFNLNNFPRVHAHATDGRRFLQTTPHSYDLIFGDAYNGIRHIPAHLVTREFFQDAQKRLTADGVFMMNLISAAEGPKAELLTDILATVRSVFPHVEVFQTGGPLTQAQNLILVASNKDWKPWVENTIHVPGSIESRFLNQRLRPHQLPANGRALTDDFNPIDAIIARQLLR; encoded by the coding sequence ATGGCCAAATCCAAACCCGCCGCTCCGGCAACCGAAACCACGCTCGTCCCCACCCCCCAGCGCGCCCTCCTCGGCCTCATCAATTTCTGTGCTGGTGCCGCGATCATGATCATCGAGATCACCGCCAATCGACTGCTCGCCCCCTACTTCGGCAACAGCATTTATACTTGGACCGCCCTCATCGGCGTCGTCCTCATCGCCCTCAGCGTCGGCTCCGTCCTCGGCGGTCATCTTGCCGACAAAACCACCCGACCCGACCTCCTCGGCTGGCTCCTCGCCGGTGCCGCCGCATCCACCTTCATCATTCCTCCCATCGGATTCCTGCTCGGCCCCGCCATGTCGAACGGCGGCCTCATCGCCGGACCCATCTTCATCTCCCTCTTCATGTTCACCATCCCCGGCATCCTGCTAGGTGCCGTCTCCCCCGCCAGCATCCGCTTCTACGCCCAAGCCTCCGGGGAAGGCCACGTCGGTGCCGCCGCCGGCATCATCGGTATGCTCGGTTCCCTCGGCAGCTTCATCGGCACCTTCCTCTGCGGCTTCGTGCTGCTCTCCCTCTTCGGCGTCAAAGCCATCTTCATCGGCAGCGGCATCACCCTCGCCCTCCTCGCCCTTCTCGCCTTCTGGATGGCCGGACGCCTCCGCCAAAATCTCCCCAAACACGCCGCCGCCACGGCCGTCACCCTGACCCTCTGCCTGTTCGCCTCCGAGAAAGCCGACGCCGCCGTCATCCACCAACAGGAAAGTTTCTACCACCGCATCCGCGTCAAGGAAGAACCGATGAACGGTCGCCCCGCCCGCGCCCTCTATCTCGACAGCACCCTCGAAGGCGGCATCTACACCCAACATCCCGGACTGCCCCTCAACTACCAAAATTACTGGCGACTCGTCCAGCTCAACTCCGACCTCAAAGTCCAACGCGCCCTCTTCATCGGAGCCGGAGCCTTTGGCATGCCCGCCGAAGTCTCCCAGATCAGCCCTGAAACCCATGCCGATGTCGCCGAAATCGACCCCGCCGTCGTCGAAGTCGGACGCCAATACTTCAACCTCAACAACTTCCCCCGCGTCCACGCCCACGCCACCGACGGACGCCGCTTCCTGCAAACCACCCCCCATTCCTACGACCTCATCTTCGGCGACGCCTACAACGGCATCCGCCACATCCCCGCCCACCTTGTCACCCGCGAGTTTTTCCAGGACGCCCAGAAACGCCTCACTGCCGACGGCGTCTTCATGATGAACCTCATCAGCGCCGCCGAGGGTCCCAAAGCCGAACTCCTCACCGACATCCTCGCCACCGTCCGCAGCGTTTTTCCCCACGTCGAAGTCTTCCAAACCGGCGGTCCCCTCACCCAGGCTCAAAATTTGATCCTTGTTGCTTCGAATAAAGATTGGAAGCCATGGGTCGAAAACACCATCCATGTCCCCGGCAGCATTGAATCCCGTTTCCTCAACCAGCGTCTCCGTCCTCATCAGCTTCCCGCAAACGGACGCGCGCTTACCGACGATTTTAATCCCATCGATGCCATCATCGCCCGCCAACTATTACGCTAA
- a CDS encoding ParB/RepB/Spo0J family partition protein, translated as MATKQALGKGLGALIKKADTPATPLAAQPAPGEAVRQVPLNDVIASPFQPRRDFPAEHLTELMESIREHGIIQPLIVRMVNGKCELIAGERRWRASRELGLEKVPVIVRTASDKDVLELALIENLQRENLNPIEEAQAYERLAREFSLRQEDIAQRVGKNRATVANAMRLLDLPTNVQGLLRDSKLSTGHAKVLLALKNADDINAAAETVISKGLTVRATEKLVDSILNPPAPKSAPQTPADVLQALKAVEQRMTRHFSTAITVHHGEKKGRLEIDYYGVDDLNRLLSMMGVTEEDFGG; from the coding sequence ATGGCAACCAAACAGGCACTCGGAAAAGGACTCGGCGCCCTCATCAAGAAGGCAGACACGCCGGCGACACCCCTCGCTGCGCAACCCGCCCCGGGCGAAGCCGTGCGCCAGGTTCCCCTCAACGACGTCATCGCCAGCCCCTTCCAGCCCCGTCGCGATTTCCCCGCCGAGCACCTTACCGAGCTCATGGAATCCATCCGCGAACACGGCATCATCCAGCCGCTCATCGTGCGCATGGTGAACGGCAAATGCGAACTCATCGCCGGTGAACGACGCTGGCGCGCCAGCCGCGAACTCGGCCTCGAAAAAGTCCCCGTCATCGTCCGCACCGCCAGCGACAAGGACGTCCTCGAGCTTGCCCTCATCGAAAACCTTCAGCGCGAAAACCTCAACCCGATTGAGGAAGCCCAGGCCTACGAACGCCTCGCCCGCGAGTTCAGCCTCCGCCAGGAAGACATCGCCCAGCGCGTCGGCAAAAACCGCGCCACCGTCGCCAACGCGATGCGGCTCCTCGACCTCCCCACCAACGTCCAGGGTCTGCTCCGCGACAGCAAACTCAGCACCGGTCACGCCAAGGTCCTGCTCGCGCTGAAAAACGCCGACGACATCAATGCCGCCGCCGAAACCGTCATCAGCAAAGGCCTCACCGTCCGCGCGACTGAAAAACTGGTCGACAGCATCCTCAACCCGCCCGCCCCCAAGTCGGCCCCACAGACTCCCGCCGATGTTCTCCAAGCCCTCAAAGCCGTGGAACAGCGCATGACCCGCCATTTCTCCACCGCCATCACCGTCCATCACGGCGAGAAAAAAGGCCGGCTCGAAATCGACTACTACGGCGTCGACGATCTCAACCGCCTCCTCAGCATGATGGGCGTCACCGAAGAAGATTTCGGAGGTTGA
- a CDS encoding nuclear transport factor 2 family protein, with protein sequence MQARLHPLALLLLLLLLALPACTAKKNTLVHPSEPQVRQAVDHYFATWSKPDMEAYGRCFHPLARIFFIEKSGQVTSQNLTDFLHGQRMSHAQSAEPMKEFPVQTDILMDDIGAQAKVTWLLTKGSTQQRGTDLFTFKRDGNDWKIVSLVFYGG encoded by the coding sequence ATGCAGGCCCGCCTCCACCCACTTGCCCTGCTCCTCCTTCTGCTTTTGCTGGCCCTCCCCGCCTGCACGGCAAAAAAAAACACCCTCGTTCATCCAAGCGAACCCCAGGTCCGACAAGCCGTCGACCACTATTTCGCCACCTGGTCCAAACCCGACATGGAGGCCTACGGCCGCTGCTTCCATCCCCTGGCGCGCATCTTCTTCATCGAGAAATCCGGCCAGGTCACCAGTCAGAACCTCACCGATTTCCTTCACGGCCAGCGCATGAGCCACGCCCAGTCCGCCGAACCCATGAAGGAGTTTCCCGTCCAGACCGACATCCTCATGGACGACATCGGTGCCCAGGCAAAAGTCACCTGGCTGCTCACCAAAGGCAGCACCCAACAACGCGGCACCGACCTTTTCACCTTCAAAAGAGACGGAAATGACTGGAAGATTGTGAGCCTCGTGTTTTATGGAGGGTAG
- a CDS encoding PQQ-dependent sugar dehydrogenase encodes MPAAKPKSIAPSVLALAVGILAFSHLFPSAAHAQLPEPAFPTVEAADQFKLQRLYPRQKFDCPVALAIMPLDKPRLVLALQRGELWLLPEDEILGSATRFLDLRPNLKDVTQFEEGVHGLAFHPDFAKNGKFYLSYSDINPRRTVLAEFRTQKGKIFRGDPTSRRPLLQEPHIMANHFGGNIAFGPDKKLYLTIGDGGLRDDPYRISQNPFSLLGKVLRIDPDTRSGALPYGIPADNPFADKQEYRPEIWALGLRNPWGFSFDSKTGDLWLADVGQDIWEEVNIIKKGANYGWSDRDGPRPAPFHTTPYAPNLTFEEPIHAYTHAEGISVTGGFMYHGDRLPHLQGCFIHGDWGTGTLWALRYDPDSQKILERLVIYRRPETPENPFNPTMISPDTNGEIVLMSQDGAIYTLVDSIE; translated from the coding sequence ATGCCAGCCGCCAAACCCAAATCCATCGCCCCATCCGTGCTGGCCCTCGCCGTCGGCATCCTCGCCTTCTCCCACCTTTTCCCCTCCGCCGCCCACGCCCAGCTACCGGAACCCGCCTTCCCGACCGTCGAAGCCGCCGACCAGTTCAAACTCCAGCGCCTCTACCCCCGCCAAAAATTCGACTGCCCCGTCGCGCTGGCCATCATGCCACTCGACAAACCCCGTCTCGTCCTTGCCCTCCAACGCGGCGAACTCTGGCTCCTTCCCGAAGACGAAATCCTCGGGTCCGCCACCCGATTCCTCGACCTCCGACCCAACCTCAAAGACGTCACCCAATTTGAAGAAGGCGTCCACGGCCTTGCCTTCCATCCCGACTTCGCCAAAAACGGCAAGTTCTACCTCTCTTACTCCGACATCAACCCCCGCCGCACCGTGCTTGCCGAGTTCCGCACCCAAAAAGGCAAAATCTTCCGTGGCGACCCCACCTCCCGTCGACCCCTCCTCCAGGAACCCCACATCATGGCCAACCACTTTGGCGGCAACATCGCCTTTGGACCCGACAAAAAACTCTACCTCACCATCGGCGACGGCGGCCTGCGCGACGACCCCTATCGTATCTCCCAAAACCCCTTCAGCCTGCTCGGCAAAGTGCTCCGCATCGACCCCGACACCCGCAGCGGTGCTCTCCCCTACGGCATCCCCGCCGACAACCCCTTTGCCGACAAACAGGAATACCGCCCCGAAATCTGGGCCCTCGGACTCCGCAACCCCTGGGGTTTCTCCTTCGATTCAAAAACCGGCGACCTCTGGCTTGCCGACGTTGGCCAGGACATCTGGGAAGAAGTCAACATCATCAAAAAAGGCGCCAACTACGGCTGGAGCGATCGCGACGGCCCCCGCCCCGCCCCCTTCCACACCACCCCCTACGCCCCCAACCTTACCTTCGAAGAACCCATCCACGCCTACACCCATGCCGAAGGCATCAGCGTCACTGGCGGATTCATGTATCACGGCGATCGCCTCCCCCATCTTCAAGGCTGCTTCATCCACGGCGACTGGGGCACCGGCACCCTTTGGGCCCTCCGTTACGATCCCGACTCCCAAAAAATCCTCGAACGCCTCGTCATCTACCGTCGCCCCGAAACCCCCGAAAACCCCTTCAATCCCACCATGATCTCCCCCGACACCAACGGCGAAATCGTCCTCATGTCCCAGGACGGTGCCATCTATACCTTGGTCGACTCCATCGAGTAA
- a CDS encoding WXG100 family type VII secretion target — protein sequence MSQAIMDPEEVRRFAKELKRFNDEVAAKSSALNARFSALSATWQDQEHTKFAEEFLTTMKVIKKFVEISEKHTPFLLRKAQRIEDYLGQR from the coding sequence ATGTCCCAAGCCATCATGGATCCCGAAGAAGTGCGTCGGTTCGCCAAAGAACTGAAGCGCTTTAATGACGAAGTCGCCGCCAAATCCAGCGCCCTCAACGCCCGTTTCAGCGCCCTCAGCGCCACCTGGCAGGATCAGGAGCACACCAAATTCGCCGAAGAGTTTCTGACCACCATGAAGGTCATCAAAAAATTCGTCGAGATCTCCGAAAAACACACGCCCTTCCTGCTCCGCAAAGCCCAGCGCATCGAAGACTACCTCGGCCAAAGATAA
- a CDS encoding DUF445 domain-containing protein, which translates to MPIPDLIPPNPALNRRAHRIATGLLVLMAVLYALAKTFEKHHPAWGFLRAFAEAGMIGALADWFAVVALFRHPLGLTWIPHTAIIAKRKDQISESLARFVEQHFLSPTQITARIERIAIVERASTWLQQPGNAEKITDRIAATLPGILEALDDTDMRRFLRDNLLSLATRTPAAPIAGRLLSMLVEKGRHQELLQSALHFGKTILDDNVTLVEERIEIELRKVPRVFGIRRMLVKRTARKIVDNIQASLDSIVAEPDHPMRDQFHHHALDLIHNLEHSPDWLQRLENLKQELLANTTLAHSLDALWTGIKRALIADLSQQQSAINTRLAASFRDIGRSLERDEAFRNKLNLWLKDATHSLATNHSHEIGNLIRDTARQWDGEEMSAKLESQVGSDLQYIRINGTLVGGLVGLLLHTLGLLIWK; encoded by the coding sequence ATGCCCATCCCCGATCTCATTCCCCCCAATCCTGCCCTCAACCGGCGCGCCCACCGCATCGCCACCGGACTCCTCGTCCTCATGGCCGTCCTTTACGCCCTCGCCAAAACTTTCGAAAAACACCACCCCGCCTGGGGCTTCCTGCGCGCCTTCGCCGAAGCCGGCATGATCGGCGCCCTCGCCGACTGGTTCGCCGTCGTCGCCCTCTTCCGCCATCCCCTCGGCCTCACCTGGATCCCCCACACCGCCATCATCGCCAAACGCAAAGACCAAATCTCCGAAAGCCTCGCCCGCTTCGTCGAACAGCACTTCCTCAGCCCCACCCAGATCACCGCCCGCATCGAACGCATCGCCATCGTCGAACGCGCCTCCACCTGGCTGCAGCAACCCGGTAACGCCGAAAAAATCACCGACCGCATCGCCGCCACCCTCCCAGGCATCCTCGAAGCCCTCGACGACACCGACATGCGCCGCTTTCTGCGCGACAACCTCCTCTCCCTCGCCACCCGCACTCCCGCCGCTCCCATTGCCGGACGACTCCTCTCCATGCTGGTCGAAAAAGGACGCCATCAGGAACTCCTCCAGTCCGCCCTCCACTTCGGCAAAACCATCCTCGACGACAACGTCACGCTGGTCGAAGAACGCATCGAAATCGAACTCCGCAAAGTCCCCCGCGTCTTCGGCATCCGCCGCATGCTCGTCAAACGCACCGCCCGCAAAATCGTCGACAACATCCAGGCCAGTCTCGACTCCATCGTTGCCGAGCCCGACCACCCCATGCGCGACCAGTTCCATCACCACGCGCTCGACCTCATCCACAACCTCGAGCACTCCCCCGACTGGCTCCAGCGCCTCGAAAACCTCAAGCAGGAACTCCTCGCCAACACCACCCTTGCCCACTCCCTCGATGCCTTGTGGACCGGCATCAAACGCGCCCTCATCGCCGACCTCAGCCAGCAGCAATCCGCCATCAACACCCGTCTCGCCGCCAGCTTCCGCGACATCGGCCGCAGCCTCGAACGCGACGAAGCCTTCCGCAACAAACTCAACCTCTGGCTCAAAGACGCCACCCACAGTCTCGCCACCAATCACAGCCACGAAATCGGCAACCTCATCCGCGACACCGCCCGCCAGTGGGACGGCGAAGAAATGTCCGCCAAACTCGAATCCCAAGTCGGCTCCGACCTCCAATACATCCGCATCAACGGCACCCTCGTCGGCGGACTCGTCGGCCTCCTCCTCCACACCCTCGGCCTGCTCATCTGGAAATAA
- a CDS encoding FkbM family methyltransferase, with product MPKFYAKEVGYLRYLTRAFSWRLQTKIFRNDLSFVLPTGVEFGLPSASPLARDIYISQCNVDGNAAYILASYLQQQSEHGEPGDFIDIGANIGYYTALISPLVRRSYAFEPDQGHHVFLSPVLIATGNARLVPQAASNFTGPGALHIAGHADHSHLVENIDVPGAVEVEVTTLDDFCRTHPDVHPALIKIDAEGHDIAVLEGALRIAKQFKPVFCVEFNLTPDRPNSIERLQKFLETTKYDLFAIAQQNLPSPNDLYALKKLTPSEIAAAQPKMLILAPPSEPFFKQLAAKLPAELRRCMRPAQIHQFLGSPPLY from the coding sequence ATGCCAAAATTCTACGCCAAGGAAGTCGGATACCTGCGCTACCTCACACGCGCATTCTCCTGGCGTCTGCAAACCAAAATTTTCCGCAACGACCTCAGCTTCGTTCTGCCCACCGGCGTCGAATTCGGCCTCCCGTCCGCCAGTCCACTCGCCCGCGACATCTACATCTCCCAATGCAATGTCGACGGCAACGCCGCCTACATCCTCGCCAGCTACCTCCAGCAACAATCCGAACACGGCGAACCCGGCGACTTCATCGACATCGGTGCCAACATCGGTTATTACACCGCCCTCATCTCCCCGCTGGTCCGCCGCAGTTATGCCTTCGAACCCGACCAGGGTCACCACGTCTTCCTCAGCCCCGTTCTGATCGCCACCGGCAACGCCCGCCTCGTCCCCCAAGCCGCCTCCAACTTCACCGGACCCGGTGCCCTCCACATCGCCGGTCATGCCGACCACAGCCATCTCGTCGAAAACATCGATGTTCCCGGTGCCGTCGAAGTCGAAGTCACCACCCTCGACGACTTCTGCCGCACCCATCCCGACGTCCATCCCGCCCTCATCAAAATCGACGCCGAAGGCCACGACATCGCCGTTCTCGAAGGTGCCCTGCGCATCGCCAAACAATTCAAACCCGTTTTCTGCGTCGAGTTCAATCTCACCCCTGACCGACCCAACTCCATCGAGCGTCTGCAAAAGTTCCTCGAAACCACCAAATACGACCTCTTCGCCATCGCCCAGCAAAACCTCCCTTCCCCCAACGACCTCTACGCCTTAAAAAAACTCACCCCCTCCGAAATCGCCGCTGCACAGCCGAAGATGCTCATCCTCGCCCCGCCCAGCGAACCCTTCTTCAAACAACTCGCCGCCAAACTCCCCGCCGAACTGCGCCGCTGCATGCGCCCCGCACAAATCCACCAGTTCCTCGGCTCCCCGCCCCTTTACTAA